The genomic DNA GAATAACATTTCGGAAATCTGCCCTCCGTCCGGCATTATCGGTAAGGGTGGCGTTATCCATGACTTGCAGCAGAATACTAAACACATCAGGATGAGCTTTTTCAATCTCATCAAGCAATAACACACAATAGGGGTGCTTGCGGATGGCATCGGTGAGCAACCCGCCTTGATCAAAACCGACATAGCCAGGAGGTGCGCCGATCAAACGAGCAACCGCGTGCTTTTCCATATACTCACTCATATCGATGCGCTCAAAATGAACTGTCAGCGTCGCCGCCAACTGACGACCGACCTCGGTTTTACCAACCCCGGTCGGTCCCGTAAAAACAAAGGCGGCAGTCGGTCGCCTCGGATCATTCAATCCAGCCCGGGAACGCTTGACAGCCGTCACCATTGCCTCAATAGCCTGGTCCTGACCAAATATTTTTCCCTTAAGCGCGCTGTCCAGATTCTTCAAGGCCTCCTGATCGGACACTGATGCGGTCAGCGCCGGAATGTTGGCCATTTTAGACACCACCATTTCAATGTCCCGACCGGTAATCAATCGGCGCCGACGCGTGCCCTTTCCCTCTAAACGGTAAATCGCTCCTACTTCATCAACCACATCAATGGCCTTGTCCGGGAGAAACCGTTCATTGATATATCGCTTGGCCAACTCTGCGGCAGCCTGCAAGGCCGGTTCACTGTATTTGACCCCATGATGCTCTTCATAGCGAGACTTAAGCCCCTTCAGGATAGCAATGGTTTCCACCACCGACGGTTCTTCGATATCGACCTTCTGAAAACGCCGGGACAAAGCTCTATCCTTTTCAATATAGTGTTTGTACT from Desulfobulbaceae bacterium includes the following:
- a CDS encoding AAA family ATPase yields the protein LVGEPGVGKTAIAEGLALHIYQGKVPGLLKDVIVRLLDMGSLLSGTKYRGDFEERLKGVLKEVKAAGNIILFIDEIHTIVGAGATSGGSMDASNLLKPSLQDGSLRCIGSTTYEEYKHYIEKDRALSRRFQKVDIEEPSVVETIAILKGLKSRYEEHHGVKYSEPALQAAAELAKRYINERFLPDKAIDVVDEVGAIYRLEGKGTRRRRLITGRDIEMVVSKMANIPALTASVSDQEALKNLDSALKGKIFGQDQAIEAMVTAVKRSRAGLNDPRRPTAAFVFTGPTGVGKTEVGRQLAATLTVHFERIDMSEYMEKHAVARLIGAPPGYVGFDQGGLLTDAIRKHPYCVLLLDEIEKAHPDVFSILLQVMDNATLTDNAGRRADFRNVILIMTSNAGAREMAGQAIGFTGSKAGRDQKALQDLFAPEFRNRLDGIISFQPLAGGVIEKIVDKLIGELQDQLLDKKITITLSDAARLWLANQGYDPDCGARPLRRLIMKEIGDVLAEEILFGSLGKGGVCRVGIKNKKLTFAFIKK